In the genome of Zobellia nedashkovskayae, the window TTTAGGAAGACGCTCTAAAACATAAATAAGCCCACTAAGCTCTGCCTTTTCTTCAGCGATAGAACCGTAAATCTCAGGTCTTAGTTGTAATAATGCGTTTTTTAAAGATTCACCAGATACACCCGTTGGTTTATAAAAACCACGGTTGAACAAATGTCTCATTGTTATATAAAGTCGCTCAATAGCACTAGTAGATTCTTGAGCGCGAGTAGTTGTAGTTGTATTGCTCATAAACAAATTTCAACCAAAATTACGATAAATTTTTCAGTAGTAGCGAATGAGATTTTTCTTGCCTTTTTTATATTATACTACATTAACAGGCAGAAACAAAAAAGACCTCTACAGAGGCCTCTTTATGTGAATATATTATTAGAACTGTTTTATGATCCCTAAAAGAATGTTTTAAAAAATCTTATTTAGTTTATAAACTGAATAATCTTATCTACCATCTTTGAAGCACTACTGCCTTGACCATATAAGTTGATGTTGTAACTAAGAGGCTTCTTCTCTAATTCATCATTGATCTTCGATAAATCTTGAAAAAGGAGAATATTTGCATTGTCCTCAAGCGTCTCTTTCCACTCTGTTTCTTTGCGTATTGTTATACACTTCCTTTTAAGCCAGTATGCTTCTTTCTGCATACCGCCACTATCCGTTATAAGACCTTCGGAATTTTGAAGATAAGCCAAATTAGAAAAGTAAGATTGTGGTTCTATAAAACTAATGTTGATATAATCTTCAAGATTCAAACCATAATAAGAAGCCAGGTTTTTTGTCCTAGGGTGAAGCGAGAAGATGACCTTTTTATCAAGTTGCTCAAGGGTTTCTAAAACGTACGTTAACCTCTCTTTATCATCAGTATTATATGGTCTGTGTATTGTTGCATAGTAAAAGTTTTTTTCTTTTGGGGCGTGGTCTCTCAATAAGTCGTTTTTTGTAACGTATTGAACTAAATCCTTCATTATATCACCTACCTCATATACGCCTTGCTCCACACCCTCGTCTTTAAGGTTTTGCACAGCAATACCACTAGGAACAAATAATAGGTCAGAAATATGATCGGTAAGTACACGATTTACCTCTTCCGGCATTTTTTTATTGAAACTTCGTAAGCCTGCTTCAATATGAAATAAGGGTATATGTAATTTTGATGCAACCAACGCGCCAGCCAGAGTTGAATTAGTATCGCCATAAACCACAACACCGTCAGGTTTTGTCTCTTCTATGATTTTCTCTATTTCGATCATCATTTTACCTGTTTGTTCCCCATGAGGTCCACTTCCAACATGAAGCGTAAAACTTGGCGGACTCATATTGAGCTGAGTGAAAAATATATCACTCATATTCTCATCATAATGCTGCCCAGTATGCACGGTTATAAGCTCTACTTTACCCTTACTTGCTAATTCAAAGGGAAAATGCTTAATAAATTGTGGTCTAGCCCCAATTATAGCTACTATTTTCATGTGATAGTTTTTCTATTTTAGAAGAGGGTGGTAATTACCCTTAAGCCCAATAGGTTTTGAATTTCTAATATCATGGACAATTTCAATTGCTGTTCTGGCCGCATCAAGTCCATAACCCTTTCCTGCAAGAATATCCTTATATACCATAGTATGTAAGTCTGAAAAGCCTCCGCTAAATTCTAACTCTTCATCATTAATTTTAATAGACCTAAAAGTAGTCTGCCCTGCGTCCTTGATTTCTTTAGGTAAGTACTTAGAATTGATTGAGAGAAACCATTTAACCCTTGCATGCTCAAACTCTAAATAGCCCGCAGCATGGTCACTTTCATGAACATGCACTACATTTTCCTGAACATCCCCAAAAATCCATGATAGCATATCATAAAAATGAACTCCAATATTGGTAGCTATTCCCCCAGACTTTTCCGCATCACCCTTCCATGAGGTTTGATACCAATGCCCTCTTGAGGTCAAATATGTAAGGTCTACTTCAAACTTAGTATCTTTCTTTGCTTGCTTTACTTTTTCACGAAGGGCTATTATACTAGGGTGCACTCTTAATTGCAGAACATTATATATTCTTTTACCTGTCTTTTCTTCAACATGTTGTAACTTGTCTACGTTCCACGGATTGAGCACCAATGGTTTTTCGCAAATGGCGTCCGCACCACTTCGTAATGCAAATCTAATATGCGCATCATGTAGATAATTTGGCGAGCAAATACTAACGAAATCAAGGTAAGTTTCTGTCTCGTATTTTAGTTTTTCAATATGACGGTCAAAACGTTCAAATTCCACGAAAAAGTCCGTGTTGGGAAAATAAGAATCAATTATACCAACACTATCCCCTTTATCAAAAGCGGCTATTAAATGGTTGCCGGTGGCCTTGATAGCCTTCATATGTCTGGGCGCAATATAACCTGCTGCTCCAATAAGTGCGAAATTTTTCATCTAAACTGTTTATAGTTTTCGAAACTATATATTCTTTTCATTTTTATCACATGTATTTCGTCGATCCCCCTGATAAAATAGGTAAGACGTCTTTTTGGACAGAGAATCTTCTAATATATTATTCAGAAATACAATATCTTTTTAAGATTTAGGAAGTTTATTTCTAAGGTAGAAAAGTGTTGTAAATCGTAATTTATCTTTAATCCGGTTAAAAGAAGGAAGCACTATTTTAAACGCACAACAATATCATCCTTCAGCTCATACTCTTGACCACTTTCTGGACATAACGCGTAATTTTTTTTATTGAACTCCAAACGATGTCCATACTCACCAACCCAACCTATTTGTCTACCAGGGTTCCCTACAATTAATGCATAATCCGGAACTTCTTTAGTAACAACAGTTCCTGCGCCTACTAAACAAAATTTACCCAACGTGTTACCACAAATAATAGTAGCATTAGCCCCAACTGAAGCGCCTTTTTTTACAAGTGTTTTTTGATAGCTATCACGGCGAATAATTGCACTTCTAGGGTTGACAATATTTGTAAAAACCATTGAAGGACCAAGAAAAACATCATCCTCACAGATAACACCTGTATAAATAGAAACATTATTCTGGACCTTGACATTGTTGCCTAGCACAACTTCTGGTGATACTACTACATTTTGACCAATGTTGCAGTTGTTTCCAAT includes:
- the wecB gene encoding non-hydrolyzing UDP-N-acetylglucosamine 2-epimerase codes for the protein MKIVAIIGARPQFIKHFPFELASKGKVELITVHTGQHYDENMSDIFFTQLNMSPPSFTLHVGSGPHGEQTGKMMIEIEKIIEETKPDGVVVYGDTNSTLAGALVASKLHIPLFHIEAGLRSFNKKMPEEVNRVLTDHISDLLFVPSGIAVQNLKDEGVEQGVYEVGDIMKDLVQYVTKNDLLRDHAPKEKNFYYATIHRPYNTDDKERLTYVLETLEQLDKKVIFSLHPRTKNLASYYGLNLEDYINISFIEPQSYFSNLAYLQNSEGLITDSGGMQKEAYWLKRKCITIRKETEWKETLEDNANILLFQDLSKINDELEKKPLSYNINLYGQGSSASKMVDKIIQFIN
- a CDS encoding Gfo/Idh/MocA family protein — encoded protein: MKNFALIGAAGYIAPRHMKAIKATGNHLIAAFDKGDSVGIIDSYFPNTDFFVEFERFDRHIEKLKYETETYLDFVSICSPNYLHDAHIRFALRSGADAICEKPLVLNPWNVDKLQHVEEKTGKRIYNVLQLRVHPSIIALREKVKQAKKDTKFEVDLTYLTSRGHWYQTSWKGDAEKSGGIATNIGVHFYDMLSWIFGDVQENVVHVHESDHAAGYLEFEHARVKWFLSINSKYLPKEIKDAGQTTFRSIKINDEELEFSGGFSDLHTMVYKDILAGKGYGLDAARTAIEIVHDIRNSKPIGLKGNYHPLLK
- a CDS encoding acyltransferase encodes the protein MSSDNFFAHKTAIIDDGCNIGEDSKIWHFSHIMSNCIIGNNCNIGQNVVVSPEVVLGNNVKVQNNVSIYTGVICEDDVFLGPSMVFTNIVNPRSAIIRRDSYQKTLVKKGASVGANATIICGNTLGKFCLVGAGTVVTKEVPDYALIVGNPGRQIGWVGEYGHRLEFNKKNYALCPESGQEYELKDDIVVRLK